In Dioscorea cayenensis subsp. rotundata cultivar TDr96_F1 chromosome 11, TDr96_F1_v2_PseudoChromosome.rev07_lg8_w22 25.fasta, whole genome shotgun sequence, a single genomic region encodes these proteins:
- the LOC120272590 gene encoding 14 kDa proline-rich protein DC2.15-like, with amino-acid sequence MASKTTTPSSLLTLFLILNLLPTNLATSCPHPTPKPKGKCPVDALKLGVCAVVLNGLLIATIGNPPKKPCCTLIENLLDLESAACLCTTIKANLLGLHLNVPLALSLLLNYCGKKVPTCFQCP; translated from the coding sequence ATGGCTTCCAAAACAACAACACCATCATCACTACTAACTCTCTTCCTCATCCTCAACCTTCTCCCCACTAACCTTGCAACTTCATGTCCTCATCCCACCCCTAAACCTAAGGGCAAGTGCCCGGTGGATGCTCTCAAGCTTGGTGTTTGTGCTGTTGTTCTCAATGGCCTATTAATTGCCACCATTGGAAACCCTCCAAAGAAACCATGTTGTACACTCATTGAAAATCTACTTGATCTTGAGTCTGCTGCTTGCCTTTGCACTACCATTAAGGCTAACCTTCTTGGCCTCCACCTTAATGTCCCTCTTGCTCTTAGCCTTCTTCTCAACTACTGTGGGAAAAAGGTCCCCACTTGTTTCCAGTGTCCTTAA